A stretch of the Medicago truncatula cultivar Jemalong A17 chromosome 5, MtrunA17r5.0-ANR, whole genome shotgun sequence genome encodes the following:
- the LOC11423328 gene encoding protein DETOXIFICATION 41 produces the protein MTSAVQTVCGQAYGAKKHAAMCITLQREIILHFGAAVTLTFLYWFSGDFLKAMGQTESIAAQGQMFARGLIPQLYAFAFSCPIQRSSQAQNIVNHQTYMAVGVFLLHMLFSWLVVYVLGYSLLGAALTLSFSWWILVFFNGLYILFSPTCKETWIGFTVKAFIGIWPYLKLTVASAAMLCLDICYNQGLLLVSGLLSNPTVALDSISICMNYLDWDMQVMLGLGAAARVRVSRVRSRSSKSSKIFCLRRECK, from the exons ATGACAAGTGCAGTGCAAACTGTGTGTGGACAAGCTTATGGAGCCAAAAAACATGCAGCAATGTGCATCACATTGCAGAGAGAAATCATCTTACATTTTGGTGCAGCAGTGACTCTCACATTTCTCTATTGGTTCTCTGGAGATTTTCTAAAAGCCATGGGGCAGACAGAGAGCATTGCTGCACAAGGTCAAATGTTCGCTCGCGGACTTATTCCTCAACTCTATGCATTTGCATTCAGCTGTCCAATTCAGAGGTCTTCGCAGGCGCAGAATATTGTTAATCATCAGACATATATGGCAGTTGGAGTATTCCTTCTTCATATGCTTTTTAGCTGGCTAGTCGTCTATGTTTTAGGCTATAGCCTTCTCGGGGCAGCCCTCACTCTCAGCTTTTCTTGGTGGATTCTTGTCTTTTTTAATGGATTGTACATCCTTTTTAGCCCAACATGCAAGGAAACTTGGATTGGTTTCACTGTGAAAGCCTTCATAGGAATTTGGCCTTACTTGAAGCTCACAGTTGCTTCTGCTGCGATGTTATG CTTGGATATATGTTACAATCAGGGACTATTGCTTGTTTCAGGCCTGCTATCTAATCCCACAGTGGCACTAGATTCTATTTCCATTTG CATGAATTACTTAGACTGGGATATGCAAGTTATGTTGGGCCTTGGTGCAGCAGCAAG GGTGCGAGTTAGCAGAGTTAGGAGCAGATCATCCAAGAGTAGCAAAATTTTCTGTCTTCGTCGTGAATGCAAATAG
- the LOC11429943 gene encoding pentatricopeptide repeat-containing protein At5g01110 isoform X2 translates to MLFVKLLNFSNSKSMKFNPLTTTILTHTPRLISHTPSFSSLPLSPSSLPNALLIDKLLFRLKQNDFSSLRTHLLHSNSTLTLTLIPQLLQKCQNYPLLLPNLIQTIASTSPNPSIIATLIHFLVQSKKLPEAQSLLLRIIRKSGVSHVEVIDSLISTSSSNLNSNQNVVVFDLLIRTYVQARKLREGSEAFQLLRKRGFCVSINACNALLGAIVKVGWVDLAWKVYEDFVKSGNIVNVYTLNIMVNALCKDGKLDNVGVYLSEMEEKGVYADLVTYNTLVNAYCRRGLVSEAFGLVDCMAGKGLKPGLFTYNALINGLCKEGSYERAKRVLDEMLGVGLCPNAATFNPMLVESCRKEDVWEAERVFNEMLQRGVVPDLISFSSIVGVFSRNGELGRALAYFEKMKGVGLVPDTVIYTILINGYCRNDDVSGALKMRNEMVERGCVMDVVTYNTLLNGLCRGKMLDDADELFKEMVERGVFPDFYTLTTLIHGYCKDGNMTKALSLFETMTLRSLKPDVVTYNTLMDGFCKVGEMEKAKELWYDMISREIFPSYISFSILINGFCSLGLVSEAFRLWDEMKEKGIKPTLVTCNTIIKGYLRAGNLSKANDFLNTMISEGVPPDCITYNTLINSFVKEENFDRAFFLINNMEERGLLPNLVTYNAILGGFSRHGRMQEAEMVLHKMIDKGINPDKSTYTSLINGYVSKDNMKEAFRVHDEMLQRGFVPDDKF, encoded by the exons ATGCTCTTCGTCAAGCTGTTAAAT TTCTCGAACTCAAAATCAATGAAATTCAATCccttaacaacaacaattctcacACACACCCCTCGTCTCATCTCACACACCCCGTCCTTctcctctctccctctctcacCCTCTTCTCTCCCAAACGCGCTTTTAATCGATAAGCTTCTTTTCCGCTTAAAACAAAACGACTTCTCTTCCCTCCGTACCCATCTTCTCCATTCCAATTCAACCCTAACTCTAACCCTAATCCctcaacttcttcaaaaatgCCAAAACTACCCTCTCCTCCTTCCCAATCTCATCCAAACCATCGCCTCCACGTCTCCAAATCCATCTATCATTGCCACATTGATCCATTTTCTAGTTCAATCCAAGAAGCTTCCagaagctcaatctcttctccTTAGAATCATTAGAAAAAGCGGCGTTTCGCATGTCGAGGTAATCGACTCTCTCATTTCAACTTCGAGTTCGAATTTGAATTCTAACCAAAATGtagttgtttttgatttattgATAAGAACTTATGTTCAAGCTAGGAAATTAAGAGAAGGTTCTGAAGCATTTCAATTGTTAAGAAAAAGAGGTTTTTGTGTTTCGATTAACGCTTGTAATGCGCTTTTAGGTGCAATTGTTAAGGTTGGGTGGGTTGATTTAGCTTGGAAGGTTTATGAGGATTTTGTTAAAAGTGGGAATATTGTTAATGTTTATACTTTGAATATTATGGTTAATGCTTTGTGTAAAGATGGGAAATTGGATAATGTTGGGGTTTATTTGTCTGAGATGGAGGAGAAAGGGGTTTATGCTGATCTTGTGACTTATAATACTTTGGTTAATGCTTATTGTCGTCGGGGGCTTGTTTCGGAAGCTTTTGGGTTGGTGGATTGTATGGCAGGTAAAGGGTTGAAGCCGGGACTTTTTACGTATAATGCTTTGATTAATGGTTTGTGTAAGGAGGGAAGCTATGAGAGAGCGAAACGTGTTTTGGATGAGATGTTGGGGGTTGGATTGTGTCCTAATGCAGCGACTTTTAATCCTATGTTGGTTGAGAGTTGTAGGAAGGAGGATGTTTGGGAGGCGGAGAGggtttttaatgaaatgttgCAGCGTGGAGTTGTTCCTGATTTGATTAGCTTTAGTTCTATTGTTGGGGTGTTTTCGAGGAATGGGGAACTTGGTCGGGCATTGGCGTATTTTGAGAAGATGAAAGGTGTTGGGTTGGTTCCTGATACTGTTATTTATACTATTCTTATCAATGGGTATTGTAGGAACGATGATGTGTCTGGGGCGCTTAAAATGCGGAATGAGATGGTGGAGCGGGGTTGTGTTATGGATGTGGTTACATATAATACTCTGTTGAATGGATTGTGTAGGGGTAAAATGCTTGATGATGCTGATGAACTGTTTAAGGAGATGGTGGAAAGGGGAGTTTTTCCTGATTTTTACACTCTAACAACTCTTATTCATGGTTATTGTAAGGATGGAAACATGACTAAAGCACTTAGTTTGTTTGAGACTATGACTTTGAGGAGCCTTAAGCCTGATGTCGTGACGTATAATACGTTGATGGATGGCTTCTGCAAAGTAGGTGAAATGGAGAAAGCAAAGGAGTTGTGGTATGATATGATAAGCAGGGAAATATTTCCCAGCTACATATCGTTTAGTATTTTGATAAATGGATTCTGCAGCTTAGGTCTTGTGTCCGAAGCATTTAGGTTGTGGgatgaaatgaaagaaaaaggtaTTAAGCCCACCCTAGTCACTTGCAACACCATCATAAAAGGCTACCTGCGTGCTGGCAATTTGTCAAAGGCAAATGACTTTTTGAACACGATGATTTCGGAAGGAGTTCCTCCCGATTGCATCACATATAATACTCTTATAAATAGTTTTGTAAAGGAAGAGAACTTTGATCGAgcttttttcttgattaataaCATGGAAGAACGAGGGCTGCTGCCTAATCTCGTCACATACAATGCAATTCTTGGTGGATTTTCTAGGCATGGTAGAATGCAAGAGGCTGAGATGGTATTACATAAGATGATTGATAAAGGTATCAATCCTGACAAATCAACTTACACATCACTAATAAATGGATATGTCTCTAAAGACAACATGAAAGAGGCATTCCGTGTCCATGATGAAATGCTGCAAAGGGGATTCGTCCCAGATGACAAATTCTAG
- the LOC11426739 gene encoding uncharacterized protein yields MAVPAAETLRSDSIINTCCEQWKNKYLKAQESRNALRQAVKFLELKINEIQSLNNHNNNNKVCDVKIETGERLEEFNAGAPAVNNGLSSFKSQTVTSAHRGCNGDGDENEKALDLQACIAERDREICRLKELLESEKRRADSKRKRVAETWKLLEQEKNKGAQIAKLKVEKAEGYRVQIGQLEKQVSEAKQKLKSETSVFKAAARRQDFKKRRLFAEKRKAELEMAKANEKLKEIEKHKAIEMVKLEEQKALAQDNWNKFVEEKCRADQMSQQLAEDKRTIEDLKRKMLELSSLRNQTEIAVDISAKTQSSQCSKVKHLKNNLNVEKLQTKHTKLKYKLEASRYSILHHKLGCLKIGFVQLLRHFDVLDASFLSVSGSTQDHTKKFFDMDNFGLVATVLKSLVMLLEGESLSDVTAPCLPAINQLHTEFCTNDSCQLLEGAESIDAIACLLLEEIKNCWLQGINQIDLSDSGLMPGNDNVRQRSNEEVGQHTTDKNNDVSGCLKRCLVSDTRPHALKNVILCHLIDIVSLVELVANEMSWHWADIKLVPQLLDMLDTCVEEKIAVAIIVLLGKLGRIGVDNGGYGVQGVEKLRCNLFAYLCRISSKKACFSIQIATANTLFVLLPLGLEALFHTNIYLSAYSKSVLDNVETLRKWFFGLSKDQQILLSGILKHTDVYNKSNSSVLSHLK; encoded by the exons ATGGCAGTGCCAGCGGCGGAGACACTGAGATCTGACTCAATTATTAACACTTGCTGCGAACAG TGGAAAAACAAATACTTGAAAGCTCAAGAATCGCGTAATGCTCTTCGTCAAGCTGTTAAATTTCTCGAACTCAAAATCAATGAAATTCAATCCCTCAACAAccacaataacaataacaaag TATGTGATGTGAAAATCGAAACTGGGGAGCGATTGGAAGAATTTAATGCTGGGGCGCCGGCGGTGAATAATGGACTCAGTAGCTTCAAGTCTCAGACTGTTACTTCTGCTCATCGGGGATGTAACGGGGATGGGGACGAGAATGAGAAGGCATTAGATTTACAAGCTTGTATAGCTGAGAGGGACAGGGAAATATGTAGATTGAAGGAGCTTTTGGAGAGTGAAAAAAGAAGGGCTGATTCTAAGAGGAAGAGAGTTGCCGAAACTTGGAAGTTACTGGAACAAGAAAAGAATAAGGGAGCGCAAATTGCAAAACTTAAAGTGGAGAAGGCTGAGGGGTATAGGGTTCAGATTGGTCAATTGGAGAAACAAGTCAGTGAAGCAAAACAGAAATTGAAATCTGAGACATCTGTGTTTAAAGCGGCGGCCAGAAGGCAGGATTTTAAAAAGCGCAGGTTATttgcagagaaaagaaaagccgAGTTAGAAATGGCAAAAGCTAACGAAAAGTTGAAGGAGATTGAAAAGCACAAAGCCATTGAGATGGTTAAATTAGAGGAGCAGAAGGCACTTGCACAAGATAACTGGAACAAGTTTGTGGAAGAGAAATGTCGTGCAGATCAGATGTCTCAGCAGCTAGCAGAAGATAAGAGGACAATTGAGGATTTGAAGCGGAAGATGCTTGAGCTCTCATCCCTGAGAAATCAAACTGAAATAGCCGTTGACATCAGTGCGAAAACTCAAAGTAGTCAATGTTCTAAAGTGAAACATTTGAAAAACAATCTGAACGTTGAAAAGTTACAAACAAAGCATACCAAGCTAAAATACAAGTTAGAAGCAAGTCGTTACAGTATTTTACATCACAAATTAGGTTGTCTAAAGATTGGTTTTGTTCAGCTTCTACGTCACTTTGATGTACTGGATGCATCTTTTTTGTCTGTTTCAGGAAGTACACAAGACCACACAAAG AAGTTTTTCGACATGGATAATTTTGGTTTGGTGGCGACTGTTTTGAAGTCTCTAGTTATGTTGCTTGAGGGTGAAAGCCTATCCGATGTTACTGCTCCTTGTCTTCCTGCAATAAATCAGCTGCATACTGAATTTTGCACAAATGATAGTTGCCAATTATTAGAAGGCGCTGAATCCATTGATGCAATTGCATGCTTGCTCTTGGAAGAGATAAAGAACTGTTGGCTCCAAGGGATAAACCAAATTGATTTGTCAGATTCTGGATTAATGCCAGGCAATGATAATGTTCGACAACGGTCTAATGAAGAAGTGGGTCAACATACCACTGACAAGAATAATGATGTGTCCGGTTGTTTGAAAAGATGCCTGGTTTCTGATACTCGACCACATGCTCTTAAGAATGTCATCCTCTGTCACCTTATTGATATCGTGTCATTGGTGGAACTGGTAGCAAACGAAATG AGCTGGCACTGGGCTGATATCAAACTTGTTCCTCAGCTGCTCGACATGCTTGACACATGTGTAGAGGAGAAAATTGCTGTTGCTATCATTGTACTTCTTGGTAAACTTGGGAG GATTGGAGTTGATAACGGTGGATACGGAGTTCAAGGAGTTGAGAAACTGAGATGTAATCTGTTTGCTTATTTATGCCGCATCTCTTCCAAGAaagcatgcttttctattcaaATTGCCACCGCCAATACGCTCTTTGTCCTCCTTCCTCTTGGTCTTGAAGCCCTTTTTCATACTAACATCTATCTTTCAGCATATTCTAAGTCTGTTTTAGACAATGTTGAAACTTTGAGGAAGTGGTTCTTTGGGCTGAGTAAAGATCAACAAATATTGCTATCTGGTATTTTAAAACACACTGATGTATATAACAAGTCAAATTCATCTGTACTTTCACATTTAAAATAG
- the LOC11429943 gene encoding pentatricopeptide repeat-containing protein At5g01110 isoform X1, producing MLFVKLLNFSNSKSMKFNPLTTTILTHTPRLISHTPSFSSLPLSPSSLPNALLIDKLLFRLKQNDFSSLRTHLLHSNSTLTLTLIPQLLQKCQNYPLLLPNLIQTIASTSPNPSIIATLIHFLVQSKKLPEAQSLLLRIIRKSGVSHVEVIDSLISTSSSNLNSNQNVVVFDLLIRTYVQARKLREGSEAFQLLRKRGFCVSINACNALLGAIVKVGWVDLAWKVYEDFVKSGNIVNVYTLNIMVNALCKDGKLDNVGVYLSEMEEKGVYADLVTYNTLVNAYCRRGLVSEAFGLVDCMAGKGLKPGLFTYNALINGLCKEGSYERAKRVLDEMLGVGLCPNAATFNPMLVESCRKEDVWEAERVFNEMLQRGVVPDLISFSSIVGVFSRNGELGRALAYFEKMKGVGLVPDTVIYTILINGYCRNDDVSGALKMRNEMVERGCVMDVVTYNTLLNGLCRGKMLDDADELFKEMVERGVFPDFYTLTTLIHGYCKDGNMTKALSLFETMTLRSLKPDVVTYNTLMDGFCKVGEMEKAKELWYDMISREIFPSYISFSILINGFCSLGLVSEAFRLWDEMKEKGIKPTLVTCNTIIKGYLRAGNLSKANDFLNTMISEGVPPDCITYNTLINSFVKEENFDRAFFLINNMEERGLLPNLVTYNAILGGFSRHGRMQEAEMVLHKMIDKGINPDKSTYTSLINGYVSKDNMKEAFRVHDEMLQRGFVPDDKF from the coding sequence ATGCTCTTCGTCAAGCTGTTAAATTTCTCGAACTCAAAATCAATGAAATTCAATCccttaacaacaacaattctcacACACACCCCTCGTCTCATCTCACACACCCCGTCCTTctcctctctccctctctcacCCTCTTCTCTCCCAAACGCGCTTTTAATCGATAAGCTTCTTTTCCGCTTAAAACAAAACGACTTCTCTTCCCTCCGTACCCATCTTCTCCATTCCAATTCAACCCTAACTCTAACCCTAATCCctcaacttcttcaaaaatgCCAAAACTACCCTCTCCTCCTTCCCAATCTCATCCAAACCATCGCCTCCACGTCTCCAAATCCATCTATCATTGCCACATTGATCCATTTTCTAGTTCAATCCAAGAAGCTTCCagaagctcaatctcttctccTTAGAATCATTAGAAAAAGCGGCGTTTCGCATGTCGAGGTAATCGACTCTCTCATTTCAACTTCGAGTTCGAATTTGAATTCTAACCAAAATGtagttgtttttgatttattgATAAGAACTTATGTTCAAGCTAGGAAATTAAGAGAAGGTTCTGAAGCATTTCAATTGTTAAGAAAAAGAGGTTTTTGTGTTTCGATTAACGCTTGTAATGCGCTTTTAGGTGCAATTGTTAAGGTTGGGTGGGTTGATTTAGCTTGGAAGGTTTATGAGGATTTTGTTAAAAGTGGGAATATTGTTAATGTTTATACTTTGAATATTATGGTTAATGCTTTGTGTAAAGATGGGAAATTGGATAATGTTGGGGTTTATTTGTCTGAGATGGAGGAGAAAGGGGTTTATGCTGATCTTGTGACTTATAATACTTTGGTTAATGCTTATTGTCGTCGGGGGCTTGTTTCGGAAGCTTTTGGGTTGGTGGATTGTATGGCAGGTAAAGGGTTGAAGCCGGGACTTTTTACGTATAATGCTTTGATTAATGGTTTGTGTAAGGAGGGAAGCTATGAGAGAGCGAAACGTGTTTTGGATGAGATGTTGGGGGTTGGATTGTGTCCTAATGCAGCGACTTTTAATCCTATGTTGGTTGAGAGTTGTAGGAAGGAGGATGTTTGGGAGGCGGAGAGggtttttaatgaaatgttgCAGCGTGGAGTTGTTCCTGATTTGATTAGCTTTAGTTCTATTGTTGGGGTGTTTTCGAGGAATGGGGAACTTGGTCGGGCATTGGCGTATTTTGAGAAGATGAAAGGTGTTGGGTTGGTTCCTGATACTGTTATTTATACTATTCTTATCAATGGGTATTGTAGGAACGATGATGTGTCTGGGGCGCTTAAAATGCGGAATGAGATGGTGGAGCGGGGTTGTGTTATGGATGTGGTTACATATAATACTCTGTTGAATGGATTGTGTAGGGGTAAAATGCTTGATGATGCTGATGAACTGTTTAAGGAGATGGTGGAAAGGGGAGTTTTTCCTGATTTTTACACTCTAACAACTCTTATTCATGGTTATTGTAAGGATGGAAACATGACTAAAGCACTTAGTTTGTTTGAGACTATGACTTTGAGGAGCCTTAAGCCTGATGTCGTGACGTATAATACGTTGATGGATGGCTTCTGCAAAGTAGGTGAAATGGAGAAAGCAAAGGAGTTGTGGTATGATATGATAAGCAGGGAAATATTTCCCAGCTACATATCGTTTAGTATTTTGATAAATGGATTCTGCAGCTTAGGTCTTGTGTCCGAAGCATTTAGGTTGTGGgatgaaatgaaagaaaaaggtaTTAAGCCCACCCTAGTCACTTGCAACACCATCATAAAAGGCTACCTGCGTGCTGGCAATTTGTCAAAGGCAAATGACTTTTTGAACACGATGATTTCGGAAGGAGTTCCTCCCGATTGCATCACATATAATACTCTTATAAATAGTTTTGTAAAGGAAGAGAACTTTGATCGAgcttttttcttgattaataaCATGGAAGAACGAGGGCTGCTGCCTAATCTCGTCACATACAATGCAATTCTTGGTGGATTTTCTAGGCATGGTAGAATGCAAGAGGCTGAGATGGTATTACATAAGATGATTGATAAAGGTATCAATCCTGACAAATCAACTTACACATCACTAATAAATGGATATGTCTCTAAAGACAACATGAAAGAGGCATTCCGTGTCCATGATGAAATGCTGCAAAGGGGATTCGTCCCAGATGACAAATTCTAG